The window CGCGAACAGCATAAGCACCGCCTGAATTATATGCCCTGGCTGTACTGGTCGCTCAAGCCGAAAAACCGGGGCTGGGCGGAAGCATGGCAAAAGGAATATCAGGACTACCTGATGGCGATGGAAACCGTTGAAATTGGCCGGAACTGCTTTATTTCGCCTTTGGCGCATATTTTTGCGGAGCCGGGCCGAAAAATTACAATTGGCGACAACAGCTTCATTGCAGCCGACTGCACGCTGCATGGGCCTTTAGAGATTGGCAGTGAAGTGGCAATCAACCATCACTGCATTCTGGATGGCGGGCGCGCAGGCATCAAGCTGCATGATCAGGCGCGCATTGCGGCTTATTGCCATCTGTATGCATTTGATCACGGCATGGATTTGGCGCAGCCGGTGTATCAGCAGCCGGTGCGCTCCAGAGGCATTGAAATTGGCCGGGATGTCTGGCTGGGCGCGCATGTCGGGGTTAAAGACGGCATTCAGATTGGCGCGCATGCGGTGGTCGGCATGAACAGTATGGTCACCAAGAATGTTGAGGCGCGGGCGGTGGTCGTCGGAAATCCTGCCGGATTCATCCGCTACCGGGATTAGCAGCATTGCGCATATTGCTGAATAAATTGGAATTAGTGATTTGAGCGCCGCTGAAAAAGTACTTACATAAAAGCCTGCAAAGTTCAGAAAAGTTGTGCTAAGTTAAAAAAACCATCAGCTTAGCCCGGCAATGCAAGAAAAACAGGGCAGTAAAGAGAGGCTCATTATGAAACGCGTGATTGCTTGTATTGATTCTTCGCCGTGCATTAATGCGCTGGCGGAAGCCGCTGTTTGGATTGCCAAGCAGACCCGCAGGGAACTGGTGCTGCTGCAGGTGCTGGATTACTATCCAGCCAGCTATCATTTAGGTGAAATCAGCGGTGTAATTGGCTTTGAAAGCAATGCCATGCTGCTGAAAGAGCTGGCCGAGCTGGAGCAGAAGCAGAGCGAGCTGGCGCTGGCCTACAGCAACAACCTGCTTGAGCATATTTCTGAAATGATTAAGGAAAAGCATGGCCTGACTGCTTCCCATATTCAGGAAAAAGGCGATTTTCTGGAGCAAAGCTTCAATGTGCTTCAGCCCGATGACATTGTGGTGATTGGCCGTGTCGGAGAGCGCTCCGCGGAGCGCAATAAGCCCATCGGCAGCAATGTGGAAAACTTTATCCGCGGCGCAAACTGCACCGTAATGACCGTAGGCTCCACCTTTAAGCCGCCGACCCGGTTTATTTTCGCCTATGAATATTCTCCAACCTGCGTCAGCCTGATGAAGCGCGTCGGAAAAAGCGATTTGCTTAAGCTGCTGCAATGCCATCTGCTGTACGTCGGCGATCATCCTGAAATCCTGAATGAGCCGATGCAGTATTTGAAAGAGGCGGGTCTGGATGTGGTCACCGAATACCGCTATGGCGATGTTGCGGAAAATATCCTCCTGTACCAGCAGGAGCAGGGCATTCAGCTGATTGTGCTGGGCGCATTCAGCCACAGCAAAATTCATCAGTTTTTCCTGGGCAGCATTGCGACAACGATTTTCCGGAATTCGGCCGTGCCGCTGCTGGTGGTCAAATAAAGCTTGCTGTATGATTTTGCTGAATAAATCATCAGAGTTATCCTCATATACTGTGGATAACTCTGTGGTTAGTATTTGTAAGTAATTGTTATATTTAAAAAATAATATAATGATGGTTTTTTGCGCGAATTGGATTATTTCACAATTGCGATGGCAAAACCGTCATGCCCTTTGCTGCCAACCGTCTGCAAAGCCGTGCAGGATAAGATGCGCGGATGGTTCTGCATGGCGGCGAACATCTCGCGGATGCCTTCAATGCTGGGCTTGCGGTTTTCAGGATTGATAATCTCACCGGCGCGGATTACATTGTCCAAAACAATGATGGTGCCTGAATGCGAAAGATTTAAGCTCAGCTCCAGATATTCAGGATAGCTCTGCTTATCTGCATCAACAAAAATAAAGTCAAAGGCTTCAGTATCTTCCGGAAGCGCGCGCAGCAGGTCAGCAGCGCGGCCGCATTTCAGCTCAATGGTCTGCGCAAGCTTGGCATTGTCAATATTTTCCTGCGCCAGCGCTGCATGCGCATCACGGCCTTCAATTGTGAGGATGTAGCCGTCTTCCGGCAGGGCACGCGCCAGCCACATGGTGCTGTAGGCTGCGAATGTTCCCAGTTCCAGCACGCGCTTGCAGCGGTTCATCTGGATCAGCATTTGCAGCAGCATGCCCTGATTTGGCGCAACTGCCAGATGGTCAGGATAGCCGCGCTCATCTGTATGCTGCAGGGTCTGCACTAAGATCGGGTCGTCCGGAATTAAATGTGAATCAATATAAGCATCAATGTCTGTCCACATTTGCTGCATAGCGTTAGCACCTCATTTTCGATGCATGCATTTTAAACCTTTCATCATGAAGCGCAATTTTTTGCGCTGCAATTGCGGAATATATCTGCAAAAAAGGCCTCTATTGAGTAAAGCCGGCCAGTTAAGAAATGGATGGGCTTTTTCTTTTTGAAACTGGCGATATTATTTGAGAGGCGGAAGCGTCATCCGCTCAGAAGCTTGTTTGACTTAATTATATGGGGCAGCAATGGCTCTAAATGCTTAATTTAAAAAGTAAGATTCCGCTGTGCATAGCTCAGAAAGTTAAGGAGTTTATTGTAAAACTCCTTAACTGATCAGTATCGCTTTATTCAGGCCTTGCAATGCTTTTGCAATTACTCAGTAAGTGCACATTGATGAATTGCGCGAATGATCCGGGCCCCATGTGCGGTAGCCTTGGGTATCAATATGAATCTGGCCGGATGCATATAAGCCTAAGCCCATATTCAGGCTCTGGCCATGCTGTGCCCAGAATTGGCACAGCCTGAACTTAGTGTTTTCAACATAGGCATAGTCTTCCGGTTTAGGGAATTCCGGGCCAATGCGGAAATCAATCGCGGAGTTGTATAAATGCCGGGAAGAGCTTGCGCCGCCGGCACACTGATTCAGCGGCAAGTCGCGGTAAACTGAAGTTACTTCAAAATCGCTCAGAATATTGGCTGCCACCAGATATTTGAATACGCGGAGTGTTGGAATCTGATTGGCCCACAGCTCGCGGTTGGGCACCATATACTGCGAACGCCCGCATTTTTGCCAATCGCGCGCGGTGCGCACCAGCTCAAAGCTTGGAATAATGCTGCCGACGCCATTTTTTTCCAGAAACACTTCATAATCACGCACACGGCGCAGGTTGTCGGCGGCGGTCACCCATGCGTTATAAACGTAAGGAACAACTTTTGGCGGAGCGTGGCGGTCAAAACTGATGCTTTCCTGAGGGATAAAAATCCGCTTTCCATCAGGACTTGTAACCGTTTGGCCCTTTTTAGGCGCGGAGCTGCAGCCGGCTAAAAAGATTAGAGGAATCGCCGATGCTGCCAGCAATCCCTTCATAAAATGCTTCATTATAAAAATCAATTATTTACAAACTCGTTATATTTTAATCTAAAACGGTTGAGAAAATTTGGAAATATTGCAATGAAATGTGTGCTTTCGGTACAAAAAAAGACCAGCATGCGCCGGCCTTATTTTTTTACTTAGAAAT is drawn from Acinetobacter sp. WCHAc010034 and contains these coding sequences:
- a CDS encoding acyltransferase, whose protein sequence is MTEPDPLLKYREQHKHRLNYMPWLYWSLKPKNRGWAEAWQKEYQDYLMAMETVEIGRNCFISPLAHIFAEPGRKITIGDNSFIAADCTLHGPLEIGSEVAINHHCILDGGRAGIKLHDQARIAAYCHLYAFDHGMDLAQPVYQQPVRSRGIEIGRDVWLGAHVGVKDGIQIGAHAVVGMNSMVTKNVEARAVVVGNPAGFIRYRD
- a CDS encoding universal stress protein, whose amino-acid sequence is MKRVIACIDSSPCINALAEAAVWIAKQTRRELVLLQVLDYYPASYHLGEISGVIGFESNAMLLKELAELEQKQSELALAYSNNLLEHISEMIKEKHGLTASHIQEKGDFLEQSFNVLQPDDIVVIGRVGERSAERNKPIGSNVENFIRGANCTVMTVGSTFKPPTRFIFAYEYSPTCVSLMKRVGKSDLLKLLQCHLLYVGDHPEILNEPMQYLKEAGLDVVTEYRYGDVAENILLYQQEQGIQLIVLGAFSHSKIHQFFLGSIATTIFRNSAVPLLVVK
- a CDS encoding O-methyltransferase gives rise to the protein MQQMWTDIDAYIDSHLIPDDPILVQTLQHTDERGYPDHLAVAPNQGMLLQMLIQMNRCKRVLELGTFAAYSTMWLARALPEDGYILTIEGRDAHAALAQENIDNAKLAQTIELKCGRAADLLRALPEDTEAFDFIFVDADKQSYPEYLELSLNLSHSGTIIVLDNVIRAGEIINPENRKPSIEGIREMFAAMQNHPRILSCTALQTVGSKGHDGFAIAIVK
- a CDS encoding D-Ala-D-Ala carboxypeptidase family metallohydrolase — protein: MKHFMKGLLAASAIPLIFLAGCSSAPKKGQTVTSPDGKRIFIPQESISFDRHAPPKVVPYVYNAWVTAADNLRRVRDYEVFLEKNGVGSIIPSFELVRTARDWQKCGRSQYMVPNRELWANQIPTLRVFKYLVAANILSDFEVTSVYRDLPLNQCAGGASSSRHLYNSAIDFRIGPEFPKPEDYAYVENTKFRLCQFWAQHGQSLNMGLGLYASGQIHIDTQGYRTWGPDHSRNSSMCTY